In Chitinophagales bacterium, the sequence GATAAAACTGAAAAGAAGGAAGCTGCCGAAAAGCCCGAAAGCAAAAAAGCTGCACCCAAAGCAAAAGCTAAAAAGGCTGCGCCTAAAGCCGAAGAAAAGAAAGCCGCTCCTAAAAAAGAGACCAAAGCCAAAGATGAAAAACCTAAGGCTAAAGCTAAAAAGGAAGACAAAAAAGAGGACAAGGAAGAAGACGATAAATAGTTGCTAAACTATTACAATAAAAAAACCCGCTTTCATTGAGATTGCGGGTTTTTTGTTTTTGGCACTGATCCAAACCCAAATATCTAAACCCGGATTATGCATTGGGACTTTGTCATGAAGCTTGAAAGCACAATAAAATCAGGCTGTTTGGAAATTTTAGCATAGCATCGCTATGGTGAAATTGAAAACAACAACGAAGTGTCTGATTTTGTAGTGATTTCATGCTGCAATAGATTTCCTAATGTATATTCCGGGTTAAACAAGGGGATTTTGTTTTGAATATGTTTAGTAGTTTTAAATTGCAATTCTAATCCAATCACTTTAAACCCGATTCCAAATGTCCACGCAAGGCACCATCAAAAAATACACATTGATTTTAGAGAAATTGAAACACCGACATTATCCCACTAAAAGGGAAATACAGGAATATTTCAATGGGCTAGGTTTTAATTTAACGGACAGGACTTTTGAGCGGCATTTGGAAGCACTTCGGATTGAGTTTGGCATTCAAATCATTTATGACACATGGAAAAAAGGATATTATTTGGATGAAGAAGCATCCTTAAATCTAAAGTCCTTTCACAAATTCATAAACCTTTCAAACGTAGCCAGCCTTCTGACCGAAAGCCTAAAGGATGGTAAAGAACTGCTGCAATATGTTTCTTTTGACGATTCTAGTTTGCTCACAGGAATAGAAAATCTGGAAAAACTACTGCGTGCCACCAAAGAGCAGCGTAAAATCAAATTTGAGCATTTCAATTTTTACACTCAAAAAACAAAACAGTATAGCTTGAAACCCTATCTGCTGAAAGAATACAAAAGCAGATGGTATGTCATCGGGACTATATTCGACACCTCTGATTTGCGCAGCTTTGGTATTGAGCGCATCAATGGACTTGAAGTCACTGATGAATTGTTTGAAAGGGATGAAGCCTTGAATCCAAAGGAAAAATTCGAGGAGATTATCGGTTTGATCTATTCCGATAGAAAAATTCAAACAGTAAAACTTTCCTTTTCCATGTTTCAGGCAGAATACATCAAATCCTTAAAACTGCACCATTCCCAGAAAGTAGTAAGCGAAGACAAGGCAAAAGATGAATGCCTGATTGAATTGTTTCTAAAGCCCAATTTTGAGTTGGAGCAGCAAATTTTAATGCACGGAGAAAACGTGAAAGTGCTTGAGCCGCAGTGGTTGGTAGACAGAATCCGGGATCGATTGAAAGAAGCTTTGGGATATTATTCTTAACCTGAGTTCGATAATTATTTAAAAGCTCAGAAATTCATTAAAACGTAATAGGCAAGGCGCATTTGTGAAGGTCTATCGGGATAAACCAAGCAAATGCAACGCTGCAAATTGCGTTTTATGGATTTCAAATGCCAGAAAACAGCAATCTTCTTCCCGGAAATATCTTGAAATAGCCCGCTATTCCATCAATATGTCCAGTCGAATCTCACTATTTTTTGGCATTCTGAGCAATAAAGAATTTCCGAACTTAGGTCTCTCCGACACATTTTGGCGAACCCCTGCTTTAGCTTTGTTCCAAAACATAAAATTATGGGACAAAACATGCTTGACTTACAAAAGAATTTCTTTGAGAAAAACAAAATACTGGAAAATGCCAGCCAAACACTCAAACGGGAATTCGTGGGCCTGGACCAAATTATTGACGAGGTAATTGACAATATCAGCAGTTGGTTTACATTGCACCAAATGCAGGAAAGGCCGCTTGTCATTAATCTTTGGGGATTGACGGGCACTGGGAAAACCTCCCTGATCAACCGACTGGCCGAGCTGCTGGATTATGATGATTATTATTATCGATTTGACCTTGGGGTAAAAGACTATGCCTTGTCTTTTAGACATGCACTCGCAGATTTATGTGAAAACAAGGAGGATATGCCACTGATCATTGCATTGGATGAGTTCCAGCATACGCGCACTTTGGAAGGGGAAACGCGAAAAGAAGTCCAGGAGGATAAAAACAGAATGGTTTGGGAGTTGATCGATTCGGGCAAAGTCCGCTATATTGATTGGAATAGTGGTCTCTGGTCTTTTGAAAGAATGATTAAAAAACTAACGCACCTTGAAAGACATGGTGTGGAAGCAGAGAACGCTATGGTTACAAGGGGCAAGAAAGAATATTGCCATGAAATGGATTTTGATTACAGCCCGAATAAAAAATTCCATTTTTTTCCAGAAAACTATTACAGTGACATAATTGAATATGCAGGGGATGAATTAAACCTGCATTTGAGAAGTGAAGTAGAAGCGCATTTCAAACAACTCAATGCTGCCGAGACCATTGCTTATTTACAGAAAGTATGGCGCATAGCCCAAAAACCATCGGTCAAGAGTTTTTCCAAATCCGTGATTTTTGTGCTGGGAAATATTGATGAGGCATACACC encodes:
- a CDS encoding WYL domain-containing protein produces the protein MSTQGTIKKYTLILEKLKHRHYPTKREIQEYFNGLGFNLTDRTFERHLEALRIEFGIQIIYDTWKKGYYLDEEASLNLKSFHKFINLSNVASLLTESLKDGKELLQYVSFDDSSLLTGIENLEKLLRATKEQRKIKFEHFNFYTQKTKQYSLKPYLLKEYKSRWYVIGTIFDTSDLRSFGIERINGLEVTDELFERDEALNPKEKFEEIIGLIYSDRKIQTVKLSFSMFQAEYIKSLKLHHSQKVVSEDKAKDECLIELFLKPNFELEQQILMHGENVKVLEPQWLVDRIRDRLKEALGYYS